The DNA window CCTCTCTCAGCTGCATCTCTTGTCACTTTCCTCCTAGATGGCTGTGCTATAgccactctagctttctttttcattttttaacatttcaggCTCTTTCCTGCGTCAGGACCTTTGCACAGTCTATTCTCACCACCTGGACAGCTCTCTCCAACCCCGCCTCCTTTCCTGGTTAACTCTTGCTCATCTTCTGGTCAGTTCCTTGGGGACTCCCCCAGGCCCTCATTTAGTTCCCCTTGTTATACACTCTCAGATCATTCTTCTTAGGACTCACCACACTTGTAACAATATGTTTAATAACGATGCCTTGTTGGACTCAATGTCCAAATCGGCCAGGGACCACCTCTCTCTTGTTCATTGCGTGATTCCCAGGTAGTTACCAGATGCCTGGCACATTAATATGTGTTAAATGGAGCcatgaataaatgataaatttcacCAACTCAGGACATAGGGGTCCTGCAAACCAGGgtagaggggagggagaaaacaagagaaaaagaagacagatgtGAGAACGGCCAAGGGAGTTTGACAAACAAGCTAGAGACGTGGGACCAGTGCTCATCCTCATCAAGGGGGGGCTCTGCTCTCCTTCCAGGCCTGTGTCCGAACTTTCTATGAGACGCCTCTCCAGTTGCTGGAGAAGATCAAGAATGTCTTTAATGAAACAAAGAATCTCCTTAAAAAGGACTGGAACATTTTCAGCAAGAACTGCAACAATAGCTTTGCTAAATGCTCCAGCCAAGGTGAGCACAGAAGGGGCCAGCAAGTGTGGGGTTGGGGAAGGGCATGTGGGACAGAGCTGCACTGGGAGGTGACGCATGGGGCTGGAGGGACCCCTGGGAGGCAGCCTGTTTGCTCCTCGTGCTCCTGTGTGTGTAGACGTGCTCGTTTTGTGTACATATGTGGCTTCATGTACCTCTGGGTGATCCTAGGCACATGTCTTTTCtgacatgtgtgtgcatgcacacctACATATGTCTGCATGTTGAGGCATCAAGAAGGATCATGCTGGTGGCTGTGAGATCAGGGAGTGGAAAAGGGGGCCCTCTCAGAGAGCCCTGTAGGCATGGAGGCTTTCCCACCGGCTCTGCAGGCTGGCTGAACGTATGGGGGGTACCGTGGAGAGAGCAGAGGCTCCATCGGGGATTCAGGGCCCTTGCTCCGGGAGCCCTGCTGCAAATCACCAGGATACCCTGGCTCCAGAAGTCCCCAGGATGCCTTGAGTGTCCCCTCAAGGGACAAGGCTGGATTTGAAGTCTGAGCATCATTCAAACTCTCCCAGTGCTGGCCCAGCTGCACACATGTCTACCCTGCGTTGTCCTCGTCTCTGCGTCCTGTGCCACGTGTGCCCACCTACATTCAACCTTGCTCCCCGAGGCAGGGGCTGAGGCCCTGCGACCTGCCAATGGCCAAGTCCAGTCTCGTTGCTTCAATCCCAAGGCCTCAAGCCTTGGCCACATTCCAGCCCCAGCCTGTTCCCACCTGTGGCCGTGACTGTTTAGCCCCTTGCTGTGCATGAAACCACCTTGCTGCTTTCCAACCAACAGTGCCTTTGGGGCTTGAGGGTGTCTTGTGTTAGTCCCGGAGGCCACTACTCAACCTTCTGGCTGGCTGTTGTCACCCCTGGCTTGGCGTCTGGCCAGCTGGAACTCCAGGAAGGGCTGTTCTCTGGTCTTGCCTGACCCCAACCCCCAATCTGTGTGTCTAAACCCCACTTTTTGCTCTTTCCTGCAAAGAACCTTCCTGCAGTTTGCACCTTCCCTGTCTAAGGCCTGTGTCATGAGCATTGGCTCCAGTCCTGTCCTCTCCTCAGCCCCAGGGCTGAGTTAGGGCATGAGGGGACCCCCAGACCCGCAtccccctctccatccctctgGGAAAGCTGTGCTGGAGGCTGGTGACTCTATCTCCTCCccgtccttctctctctctctctctgtggttCTTTCAGATGTGGTGACCAAGCCTGATTGCAACTGCCTGTACCCCAAAGCCACCCCTAGCAGTGACCTGGCCTCTGTCTCCCCTCAGCAGCCCCTCGCCCCCTCCATGGCCCCTATGGCTGGCTTGACCTGGGCTGACTCCGAGGGGACAGAGGGCAGCTCCCTCTTGCCCAGAGAGCAGGCCCTTCGCACAGTGGACCCAGGCAGTGCCAAGCAGCGACCACCCAGGAGCACCTGCCAGAGCTTTGAGTCACCAGAGACCCTGGGCGTCGAGGGCCACCCCGCTGGAGAGTCACCTCAGCCCCAGCACTCTGTCGGAGCTCCTGTCACTGGGATGGAGGACATTCTtgactctgtgctgggcactaaCTTGGCCCTGGAAGAGGCCTCCGGAGAGGCTAGTGAGGGTCTTATACCCCAAGGGGCAGCGCTTGCCTCCCGCACGTGGCGGGGCGGCAGCGTCCAGGCAGAGACTGCCTGGCCCAGCCGTCTCCTCTCAGCATCCTCACCAGTCTCTGCGTCAGGAAAGGGCCGGCAGCCTGCGGGTGTAACTGGCACACCACTGCCCATGGTGGGCCCCGTGAGACCCACCGAGGCCTGGAGTCACACACCTGAGGACGCAGACCATTCATCTGCCTCGCCCAGAGACCACCAGGAGCCAGGCTCTGCCGGGGCCCCAGCACCGCGCCCGCACGGCCTCAGCAGTCCCTCTGCCCCCTCTTCTCAGCCAAGGCTTCCCAGAAACCATTCCTGGGGCAACGTGCTGCCCCTTGGGGAGCTGGAAGGCAAGAGGAGCACCAGGGACCGGAGGAGCACCGCAGAGCTGGAAGGAGGACAAGCAAGTGAGGGGGCGGCCAGGCCCCCAGCCCGTTTTAACTCCGTTCCTTTGACTGACGCAGGCCGTGAGAGGCAACACAAGGAGCCCTCCGACCCCCAGCTCCCCGGCTTTGTCTTCCGCCTGCTGGTGCCCAGCGTCATCCTGGTCCTGCTGGCTGTCGGCGGCCTCCTGTTCTACAGGCGGAGGCGGCGGGTAAGAAGAGCGCGGTGCGGGAGAGAAGGGCTCCCCGTGGGGGCAGGGCGCGGCCTGGCTGGAGGAGCAGGTCGGAGGACGACTTG is part of the Balaenoptera musculus isolate JJ_BM4_2016_0621 chromosome 1, mBalMus1.pri.v3, whole genome shotgun sequence genome and encodes:
- the CSF1 gene encoding macrophage colony-stimulating factor 1 isoform X1, yielding MTARGAARRCPPTTWLGPLLLLLACLLVSRSTTEEVSENCSHMIGNGHLQFLQQLIDSQMETSCQIAFEFVDQEQLNDPVCYLKKAFLLVQDIMEDTMRFKDNTPNANVIVQLQELSLRLRSCFTRDYEEQDKACVRTFYETPLQLLEKIKNVFNETKNLLKKDWNIFSKNCNNSFAKCSSQDVVTKPDCNCLYPKATPSSDLASVSPQQPLAPSMAPMAGLTWADSEGTEGSSLLPREQALRTVDPGSAKQRPPRSTCQSFESPETLGVEGHPAGESPQPQHSVGAPVTGMEDILDSVLGTNLALEEASGEASEGLIPQGAALASRTWRGGSVQAETAWPSRLLSASSPVSASGKGRQPAGVTGTPLPMVGPVRPTEAWSHTPEDADHSSASPRDHQEPGSAGAPAPRPHGLSSPSAPSSQPRLPRNHSWGNVLPLGELEGKRSTRDRRSTAELEGGQASEGAARPPARFNSVPLTDAGRERQHKEPSDPQLPGFVFRLLVPSVILVLLAVGGLLFYRRRRRSHREPQTVDSLMEQPEGSPLTQDEDRQVELPV